A stretch of the Proteus sp. ZN5 genome encodes the following:
- a CDS encoding ATP-binding cassette domain-containing protein, translating to MLSFEQLSIDIAQFRWLGKRNWQPLLKSISLDIKPGKMLALVGGSGEGKSLLLQSALGLLPANMRVRGAIKLNGHTLSERELIAYRGNTFCYIPQGVSALNPLICIGDQLSRSARLSGADVSSDDIVQQLGLYHLSGSLVKTYPAKLSGGMAKRVLACNATLSNAQYILADEITSWLDDEHACLLLGHLRELCNQGKSVLWVTHDLALAARFADTIAVLNQGEVNEVIPANVLNRHEGSEWLKTLWNALPEQQFINTKEASLNSL from the coding sequence ATGTTAAGTTTTGAACAGCTTTCCATTGATATTGCACAATTTCGCTGGTTAGGAAAACGAAATTGGCAGCCGTTGCTAAAATCAATCTCATTGGATATTAAACCCGGAAAGATGCTGGCATTAGTCGGTGGCAGTGGTGAAGGTAAAAGCCTGTTATTACAAAGCGCTCTAGGACTTTTGCCTGCCAATATGCGCGTTCGTGGTGCGATTAAATTGAATGGGCATACACTAAGCGAGCGAGAATTGATTGCTTATCGCGGGAATACCTTTTGTTATATTCCTCAAGGTGTCAGTGCCCTCAATCCGTTGATCTGTATCGGCGATCAATTAAGTCGCTCTGCGCGTTTAAGTGGTGCAGATGTCTCGTCTGATGATATCGTGCAACAGTTAGGGCTTTATCATCTCTCAGGCTCTTTGGTAAAAACGTATCCAGCAAAACTGTCTGGTGGGATGGCAAAACGTGTGTTGGCCTGTAATGCGACACTCTCTAATGCACAATATATTTTGGCTGATGAGATCACCTCATGGCTTGATGATGAACATGCCTGTTTGTTATTAGGGCATTTAAGAGAGTTATGCAATCAAGGTAAATCAGTGCTTTGGGTTACACATGATTTAGCTTTAGCAGCACGATTTGCGGATACGATAGCGGTGCTTAATCAAGGTGAAGTTAACGAAGTCATTCCTGCTAATGTGCTTAATCGTCATGAAGGTAGCGAATGGTTAAAGACACTCTGGAACGCATTACCTGAACAACAATTTATAAATACAAAAGAAGCATCACTTAATTCATTATAA
- a CDS encoding ATP-binding cassette domain-containing protein — MPLLELKQLSVEQAGKVLWQDLSFSLDAGERLGISAPSGTGKTTLGRVLAQWQNPTQGSILVNGKPLSKKGYCPIQLVPQHPDKCFNPFRTTGDSVYDAWSPNESWLEKLRIKQEWLTRRPNELSGGELARIALLRALDPRTQILIADEVTAQLDAQIQADIWQVLIDESQKRPLSLIIFSHNKALLEKVSTKVWWINEEKNNSIISNLNSSIS, encoded by the coding sequence ATGCCACTTTTAGAGTTAAAACAATTATCTGTGGAGCAAGCAGGTAAAGTGTTATGGCAAGATCTCTCCTTTTCGTTAGATGCGGGAGAGCGACTCGGTATTTCTGCACCAAGTGGCACTGGGAAAACAACATTAGGTCGTGTTTTAGCACAGTGGCAAAACCCCACTCAAGGTTCAATTCTGGTTAATGGCAAACCGTTGTCTAAGAAAGGCTATTGTCCTATTCAGTTAGTTCCTCAACACCCTGATAAATGTTTTAACCCCTTTCGAACAACAGGGGATAGTGTTTATGACGCTTGGTCGCCAAATGAAAGCTGGCTCGAAAAACTCAGGATCAAACAAGAGTGGTTAACGCGTAGACCTAATGAATTATCTGGTGGAGAACTTGCGCGTATTGCGTTATTACGGGCGTTAGATCCTCGTACCCAAATATTGATTGCTGATGAAGTGACCGCACAGTTAGACGCACAAATTCAAGCAGATATTTGGCAGGTATTGATTGATGAAAGTCAGAAGCGTCCTTTAAGTTTGATTATTTTTAGCCACAATAAAGCTCTACTTGAAAAAGTATCGACGAAGGTGTGGTGGATTAATGAAGAAAAAAACAATTCTATTATTTCAAATTTGAATTCTTCAATCAGCTAA
- a CDS encoding autotransporter domain-containing protein, with translation MIIGQLDRNLSKKQLINAEYPKIAFITKREGPIKEVSYSDFGSSKLTALSENGNYSVGWGEIWHDDYEIKLPYGIKKSSSLFSHALLYDFSKNNLKNIGNLSEKAGETQFRNARAMDISADGQYIVGWSETDHYNHDTIPKDPSKRGPEAFIMFHRHGFLYLNEKMYDLGTLDEGNDSEAHSITDDGRIIYGLSTDKHNNWRQVIWKNNEISNEYFNNEKQKLADEAKEKQRLADEAKEKQRLADEAKEKQRLADEAKEKQRLADEAKEKQRLAEEAKEKQRLADEAKEKQRLADEAKEKQRLADEAKEKQRLADEAKEKQRLADEAREKQRLAEEAKEKQRLADEAREKQRLADEAKEQQRLADEAREKQRLADEAKEQQRLADEAKEKQRLADEAKEKQRLAEEAKEKQRLADEAKEKQRLANEAKEKQRLAEEAKTQEESKRIAEEKAKELIPVEDELELRAKEKEITKPSIIISKPIDIESTYKSMQLMAENGYKLIDMQQGQLRYLASATCSVGTEKTCISGFTHYQNVNKANATQTGLSGAYRFDINHIPLVVGLAIDTDVYSSLPKGYQYQGYALPLIGFSLDLMPSLNTELNSNALHLSLKGAYLNRKVSIERQALANTESGKGNARISGYHIDLQTYYPYSLSDDLLITPFAGLTFNQISRSAYSETQNAQIAAHYDALKTYSLLAKIGLGIEHLLGSSFILNTKAGLLWNLSHYQGDFRSHIDYLGQQQIDYSENKKPLKQRPFVHIGLTYQVDKHSSIGTKANWEMTTYRNHDMQFGIDYTYRF, from the coding sequence GTGATTATTGGCCAACTCGATAGAAATCTATCTAAAAAACAACTCATTAATGCTGAATATCCTAAAATAGCGTTTATTACTAAAAGAGAAGGTCCAATAAAAGAAGTGAGTTACTCTGATTTTGGTTCATCTAAGCTCACAGCTCTTTCAGAAAATGGCAATTATAGTGTTGGTTGGGGTGAAATTTGGCATGATGATTATGAAATAAAACTACCTTATGGCATAAAAAAATCCTCTTCACTTTTTAGCCATGCATTACTCTATGATTTTTCAAAAAATAATCTTAAAAACATAGGCAATCTTTCTGAAAAGGCAGGTGAAACACAATTTAGAAATGCAAGAGCTATGGATATCTCAGCTGATGGCCAATATATCGTAGGATGGTCTGAAACGGATCATTATAATCACGATACAATCCCAAAGGATCCATCAAAAAGAGGTCCAGAAGCGTTTATTATGTTTCATCGTCATGGCTTTCTTTACTTAAATGAAAAAATGTACGATTTAGGAACCCTTGACGAAGGTAATGATTCTGAAGCTCATTCAATTACTGATGATGGAAGAATTATTTATGGTTTATCTACTGATAAACATAATAATTGGCGTCAAGTCATTTGGAAAAATAATGAAATCAGTAATGAATATTTTAATAATGAAAAACAAAAACTTGCTGATGAAGCCAAAGAAAAGCAACGTTTGGCTGACGAAGCCAAAGAAAAACAACGTTTGGCTGATGAAGCCAAAGAAAAGCAACGTTTAGCTGATGAAGCCAAAGAAAAACAACGTTTGGCTGATGAAGCCAAAGAAAAGCAACGTTTGGCCGAAGAAGCCAAAGAGAAGCAACGTTTGGCTGATGAAGCCAAAGAAAAGCAACGTTTGGCTGATGAAGCCAAAGAAAAACAACGTTTGGCTGACGAAGCCAAAGAAAAACAACGTTTGGCTGACGAAGCCAAAGAAAAACAACGTTTGGCTGACGAAGCCAGAGAAAAACAACGTTTGGCCGAAGAAGCCAAAGAAAAACAACGTTTGGCTGATGAAGCCAGAGAAAAACAACGTTTGGCTGATGAAGCCAAAGAACAACAACGTTTGGCTGATGAAGCCAGAGAAAAACAACGTTTGGCTGATGAAGCCAAAGAACAGCAACGTTTGGCTGATGAAGCCAAAGAAAAACAACGTTTGGCTGATGAAGCCAAAGAAAAGCAACGTTTGGCCGAAGAAGCCAAAGAGAAGCAACGTTTGGCTGATGAAGCCAAAGAAAAGCAACGTTTGGCTAATGAAGCTAAAGAAAAGCAACGTTTAGCCGAAGAAGCGAAAACTCAAGAAGAATCTAAGCGCATTGCCGAAGAAAAAGCCAAAGAACTGATCCCAGTAGAAGATGAATTAGAACTACGAGCAAAAGAAAAAGAAATAACAAAACCATCGATCATTATCAGCAAACCTATCGACATTGAAAGCACTTATAAATCAATGCAATTAATGGCTGAAAATGGCTATAAGCTTATAGATATGCAACAAGGTCAATTGCGTTACCTAGCTTCTGCAACTTGCTCTGTAGGTACTGAAAAAACGTGTATTAGTGGTTTTACACACTATCAAAATGTAAATAAAGCCAATGCAACACAAACTGGATTAAGTGGTGCTTATCGTTTTGATATTAATCATATTCCATTAGTTGTAGGGCTTGCCATTGATACTGATGTCTATTCTTCATTACCTAAAGGTTATCAATATCAAGGCTATGCATTACCTTTAATTGGTTTTAGTTTAGATTTAATGCCATCACTCAATACTGAGTTAAACAGTAATGCACTGCATCTTTCTTTAAAAGGTGCTTATTTAAATCGTAAAGTTTCTATTGAAAGACAAGCATTAGCAAATACTGAATCAGGTAAAGGTAACGCTAGGATTTCTGGCTACCACATTGATTTACAAACTTATTATCCTTATTCACTATCTGATGATTTACTGATAACTCCGTTTGCAGGACTTACTTTTAATCAAATCTCACGTTCAGCTTACAGTGAAACTCAAAATGCCCAAATTGCAGCACACTATGATGCCCTCAAAACGTATTCATTATTAGCCAAAATAGGATTGGGTATAGAGCATTTATTAGGTTCTTCTTTCATACTTAATACAAAAGCAGGCTTACTGTGGAACTTATCGCATTATCAAGGAGATTTCCGTAGTCATATTGATTACTTAGGTCAACAACAAATTGATTATTCAGAGAATAAAAAGCCGTTAAAACAACGCCCATTTGTTCATATTGGACTAACGTATCAAGTGGATAAACACTCATCTATTGGTACTAAAGCAAATTGGGAAATGACTACATATCGTAATCACGATATGCAATTTGGTATTGACTACACTTATCGCTTCTAA
- a CDS encoding YjjW family glycine radical enzyme activase produces the protein MNSRCASINKILPFSCVDGPGNRLAIFLQGCNLRCKNCHNPYTMGICDNCGDCIPTCPQQALSLQNGVISWNSTSCEQCDTCIQQCPRQSSPMTLTYTVDELMAITRKYAAFINGVTVSGGESTLQLPFLIDYFKAIKEAPDLKHLTCLIDSNGTLSLNGWQKISSFMDGAMIDLKSWNEDTHIYLTGRGNHRIKESIKWLANNNLLTELRLLYIPEKTDYLENIELLSQFINSLGESVLIRINAFHQHGVYGEASNWRATSQKEVINLMNEFKARNINSIKIPNIY, from the coding sequence ATGAACAGCAGATGCGCTTCGATAAATAAGATACTCCCCTTCTCTTGTGTTGATGGCCCAGGCAATCGTCTGGCCATCTTTCTACAAGGATGTAATCTGCGGTGCAAAAATTGCCACAATCCCTACACAATGGGGATCTGTGACAATTGTGGTGACTGCATTCCGACTTGTCCACAGCAAGCGCTTTCATTGCAGAATGGTGTCATAAGTTGGAATAGCACCAGTTGTGAACAATGTGACACCTGCATTCAGCAATGCCCACGTCAATCAAGCCCAATGACCTTAACTTATACCGTTGATGAGTTAATGGCTATTACACGCAAATATGCAGCATTTATTAATGGTGTAACAGTCAGTGGTGGAGAATCTACATTACAACTTCCTTTTTTAATTGATTATTTTAAGGCAATCAAAGAGGCCCCTGATCTCAAACATTTGACGTGTTTAATTGATAGTAATGGCACGCTTTCACTTAATGGCTGGCAAAAAATTTCATCTTTTATGGATGGAGCCATGATTGATTTAAAAAGCTGGAATGAAGATACCCATATTTATTTAACTGGAAGAGGTAATCATCGAATTAAAGAATCAATCAAATGGTTAGCTAATAATAATTTACTTACAGAATTACGTCTTTTATATATTCCAGAAAAAACCGATTATTTAGAAAATATTGAATTACTTTCCCAGTTTATTAATTCACTTGGTGAATCTGTATTAATCCGTATTAATGCATTTCATCAACATGGTGTTTATGGTGAGGCAAGCAATTGGCGTGCAACTTCTCAAAAAGAAGTTATTAATTTAATGAATGAATTCAAAGCTAGAAATATTAATTCAATTAAAATACCAAATATTTATTAA
- a CDS encoding YjjI family glycine radical enzyme: MTEQSVIQRCQQIVENPTLSPEQKRHFLALEAENMLPYPSLPEDAAKALNERVICDMYEGHAPYKPRYVLPDYAKFLSQGSRYLELEPAQDFDDALNMLTILYHHVPSVTSMPVYLGRIDKILLPYVGELTEEQLYPKLKRFWRYLDRTLPDAFMHANIGPEDSVLTRLILKVDVDLQQVAPNLTFIYDAKSTPADLLHQAITNICHSSKPHIANGTLQDAVFGKDEYGIVSCYNSLPQSGGGSTLVRINLKEVAQRSQNSSDFLNNVLPFYMQKQIEIIDARCEFLYEKSNFFKQSFLVEEGLISPDRFAPMFGIYGMAEAVALLLEKEGKNVAYGDNESANKLSYMISEKLAQFVTETPVKYGWNHRAMLHAQSGISSDIGTTPATRIPYGKEPDPVTHLMTVAPHHQFYTSGISDILTVDETIKQNPDALMQLCLGAFSSGLREFTANVGGNDLVRVTGYMVRLSDLKKYKEEGSRLNTTWLGDEATANCHIAERKPRVISHEQQMRFDK; encoded by the coding sequence ATGACTGAACAATCTGTTATCCAACGTTGTCAACAAATCGTAGAAAACCCAACCCTTTCCCCTGAACAAAAACGTCATTTTCTCGCTTTAGAAGCTGAAAATATGTTGCCTTACCCCTCACTTCCTGAGGATGCTGCTAAAGCGCTTAATGAACGGGTTATCTGTGATATGTATGAAGGTCACGCCCCTTATAAACCGCGTTATGTCTTGCCTGATTATGCGAAGTTTTTATCACAAGGCTCTCGCTATTTAGAACTAGAACCTGCGCAAGATTTTGATGATGCCTTAAACATGCTGACTATTCTTTATCATCATGTTCCTTCTGTAACCTCTATGCCTGTTTATTTAGGCCGCATTGATAAAATCTTACTGCCTTATGTTGGTGAACTGACTGAAGAACAGCTTTACCCTAAATTAAAACGCTTCTGGCGCTATCTTGATAGAACGCTACCAGATGCCTTTATGCACGCCAATATTGGCCCAGAAGACTCTGTTCTTACACGTCTAATTCTTAAAGTAGATGTTGATCTTCAGCAAGTTGCCCCTAATCTCACGTTTATTTATGATGCGAAATCAACGCCTGCTGATTTACTTCACCAAGCTATCACCAATATTTGCCACAGTAGTAAACCCCATATTGCTAATGGTACATTGCAAGATGCGGTATTTGGCAAAGATGAATACGGAATTGTGAGTTGTTATAACTCTCTGCCTCAAAGTGGTGGTGGTAGCACCTTAGTGCGTATAAACCTCAAAGAGGTTGCACAACGTAGCCAAAATAGCTCTGATTTTCTTAATAATGTATTGCCTTTTTATATGCAAAAACAGATTGAGATCATTGATGCTCGTTGTGAGTTTCTCTATGAAAAATCTAACTTCTTTAAACAGAGTTTCTTAGTTGAAGAAGGATTGATCTCACCTGATCGTTTTGCCCCTATGTTTGGTATTTATGGCATGGCAGAAGCAGTAGCGCTTTTACTTGAAAAAGAAGGTAAAAATGTTGCTTATGGTGATAATGAATCAGCTAATAAACTTAGCTATATGATCAGTGAGAAATTGGCTCAATTTGTCACTGAAACACCTGTAAAATATGGTTGGAACCACCGAGCGATGTTACATGCTCAATCGGGTATTAGTTCTGATATTGGCACAACCCCTGCAACTCGAATTCCTTATGGTAAAGAGCCAGATCCTGTTACCCACTTAATGACCGTTGCGCCTCACCATCAATTTTATACTTCAGGGATCAGCGATATTTTAACCGTTGATGAAACCATCAAACAAAACCCTGATGCCCTAATGCAACTCTGCTTAGGCGCATTTTCTTCCGGATTAAGAGAATTCACTGCCAATGTGGGTGGAAATGATCTCGTCCGTGTCACAGGTTATATGGTGCGCTTATCTGATTTGAAAAAGTATAAAGAAGAAGGCTCTCGTCTTAATACCACTTGGTTAGGTGATGAAGCTACTGCAAATTGTCATATTGCTGAACGAAAACCACGAGTTATCAGTCATGAACAGCAGATGCGCTTCGATAAATAA
- a CDS encoding YtjB family periplasmic protein has protein sequence MLKDKLKFKLQKTAIILICIALLAFLMQGASYFSRANQHARITQFEELAKTLAEQVAFSLSTYIDDSSKDNVNPLIMANLNHLTHDSRVLDASLYLEDGTQIAHSGENITVKERLALEGQKNGGSFNHQLVVPVPGKDKPKGFLRLTLDTHQLVTESSQVDNTTNLLRVMLLVALAIGFLLSHNLLQLTPVHWQQSPYLLTANLPPRTEKEETEENESNEEKGSTEENNDAENKIEKP, from the coding sequence ATGCTTAAAGACAAACTAAAATTCAAACTACAAAAAACGGCGATTATACTGATTTGTATCGCACTATTGGCATTTCTTATGCAAGGCGCGTCTTATTTTAGCCGTGCAAATCAGCACGCCCGTATTACTCAGTTTGAAGAGCTTGCAAAAACGCTGGCAGAACAAGTTGCGTTCTCTTTATCCACTTATATAGATGACAGTAGCAAAGATAACGTAAATCCCCTCATTATGGCTAATTTAAATCATCTGACTCACGATAGTCGGGTGCTTGATGCCAGTCTTTATTTAGAAGATGGTACACAAATAGCGCATAGTGGTGAAAATATCACTGTTAAAGAGCGATTGGCACTAGAAGGGCAAAAAAATGGTGGTTCTTTTAATCACCAACTCGTTGTGCCTGTGCCGGGGAAAGATAAACCAAAAGGCTTTTTAAGGCTTACGCTGGATACTCATCAGCTTGTCACTGAATCAAGCCAAGTCGATAACACAACAAATTTATTACGTGTCATGTTATTAGTAGCGCTTGCAATTGGCTTTTTGCTTTCTCATAACCTTCTTCAACTAACTCCCGTTCATTGGCAACAATCTCCTTATTTATTAACCGCCAATTTACCGCCTCGTACTGAAAAAGAAGAGACTGAAGAAAACGAGAGTAATGAAGAAAAAGGATCTACTGAAGAAAATAACGACGCGGAGAATAAAATAGAGAAGCCATAA